One part of the Xylocopa sonorina isolate GNS202 chromosome 10, iyXylSono1_principal, whole genome shotgun sequence genome encodes these proteins:
- the Osi9 gene encoding DUF1676 domain-containing protein Osi9: MIKFVVIAALLAACALAAPASQDAAHQPSMLEEALDVYASCSGEQDISVCLKMRALRFVDRAARSADIEVVDGFKIVQTEEAKNSRADNARSLNDIESTLPTEIGAKEAAIDEAIADRASKFLSTHTVELSLPEEVSRSFDEARGKKKKIVKSLLPILLLLKLKAAALIPIALGGLALLALKALAIGKIALIISAIIGLQKLLANKNQSYEVVAHPVHSYGHEEHHDHHGWARSAGSDLAYNAYKPSE, encoded by the exons ATGATCAAGTTCGTAGTAATCGCCGCGTTGCTCGCTGCTTGCGCGCTGGCCGCCCCCGCGAGCCAAGACGCCGCGCATCAACCCTCCATGCTCGAGGAGGCGTTGGACGTGTACGCGTCATGCTCTGGAGAGCAGGATATCTCTGTGTGCTTGAAGATGAGGGCGTTGCGATTCGTCGACAGGGCAGCGAGGTCCGCGGACATCGAAGTCGTGGACGGATTCAAGATCGTGCAGACTGAGGAGGCTAAGAACAG CCGTGCTGACAATGCCAGGTCGTTGAACGATATCGAAAGTACCCTGCCAACGGAGATTGGAGCCAAAGAAGCTGCCATCGACGAAGCCATCGCTGATAGAGCCTCAAAATTCCTGTCTACTCACACCGTTGAGTTGAGTCTTCCTGAGGAAGTCTCTCGCTCGTTCGACGAAG CTCGtggcaagaagaagaagatcgtGAAATCTCTGTTACCGATCCTGTTGCTTCTCAAACTGAAAGCTGCAGCGTTGATCCCCATCGCTCTTGGTGGCTTGGCTCTCCTCGCACTGAAGGCCCTCGCCATTGGCAAGATCGCTCTGATCATCAGCGCCATTATTGGTCTTCAGAAACTCCTGGCGAACAAGAACCAAAGCTACGAGGTGGTGGCTCACCCCGTGCACTCGTACGGCCACGAGGAACACCACGACCACCACGGCTGGGCGAGATCGGCGGGCTCTGACCTCGCGTACAACGCGTACAAGCCATCCGAGTAG
- the LOC143428026 gene encoding uncharacterized protein LOC143428026 yields MRRELRGMCLLLLVSTGITVILEPTEESILSNDHPTSFNEAFGACLARKEISTLECVNRGALSALQSFNHEDNLDFGEVHLERADGYGRELVDWDYDPKDFGNIVKAATKLIERRSFKWNLDKVYPGLQLQAGPMLNGNGILEFVMNERSTAFADRQAGPGRQMMRHLLIPFLLGFKFNLASLIPLLFGFLLLLTKKALLLTKIALLISGLLGWNSMLSNTPTPYPGGGFHTYEQQQPIGGFPYYEHHNFHHRPYRVFQSGEFEPYSQHVIREVVDVYDNAPEAGKSKRSGKNFAWTKNS; encoded by the exons ATGAGgcgcgaattaagaggcatgtGCCTGTTGCTCCTGGTCTCCACTGGGATCACGGTGATCCTGGAGCCGACTGAGGAATCGATTCTGAGCAACGACCATCCGACGAGCTTCAACGAGGCATTTGGTGCCTGTCTAGCCAGAAAAGAGATCAGCACTCTAGAATGCGTGAATCGTGGTGCTCTGAGCGCTCTCCAATCGTTCAATCACGAGGATAATCTAGATTTTGGAGAAGTACACCTCGAAAGGGCGGATGGCTATGGTAGAGAACTGGTGGATTGGGATTACGACCCGAAGGACTTTGGAAACATCGTGAAGGCGGCGACCAAGCTGATAGAACGCAGGAGTTTCAAGTGGAACTTGGATAAAGTGTATCCAGGACTTCAATTGCAAGCTGGACCGATGTTAAACGGGAATGGGATCCTGGAATTCGTGATGAACGAGAGATCGACGGCTTTCGCCGATCGACAAGCTGGTCCAG GAAGGCAAATGATGAGGCACCTGCTGATACCTTTCCTTCTAGGCTTCAAGTTCAATTTGGCCTCTCTCATTCCACTGTTGTTCGGCTTCTTGCTGTTGCTCACGAAAAAAGCGCTGTTGCTAACGAAGATAGCTCTGTTAATCAGCGGTCTTCTGGGATGGAACTCCATGCTCTCGAATACACCCACGCCTTATCCAGGCGGTGGCTTTCATACGTACGAACAGCAACAACCGATCGGTGGGTTTCCTTACTACGAGCACCATAATTTCCATCACAGGCCCTACAGGGTGTTCCAGAGCGGCGAATTCGAGCCGTACAGTCAGCACGTGATTCGAGAGGTCGTCGACGTTTACGATAACGCGCCGGAAGCGGGGAAAAGCAAACGCAGCGGAAAGAATTTCGCTTGGACGAAGAACAGCTAA
- the LOC143428028 gene encoding uncharacterized protein LOC143428028: protein MRRNGTGYVTFAVYLVLLFDLALSKSEYTKLFDKCASEKNAFDCLKRRALQILDAAITDDSVYALNEYVSIGRDPAALTRSSNRSFKDENGTELSLDQMLDNKFHEYIASRSVKLTIPGDTFQGRRKKDKGYGALMMGALAVGAMMAQLAYGKIAFLAGTALLTAKIALVLSAIIGLKKLVSQQGGGGHEVIYATGSEHHAGYSGGGGYGGGWQRTIEGVPPT, encoded by the exons ATGAGAAGAAACGGGACCGGTTACGTAACCTTTGCTGTATACCTGGTGCTGCTGTTCGATCTGGCGTTGAGCAAGAGCGAGTACACGAAACTGTTCGACAAATGCGCCAGCGAGAAGAACGCGTTCGATTGTCTGAAGCGAAGAGCCTTGCAGATCTTAGACGCGGCCATTACGGACGACTCGGTGTACGCGTTGAACGAATACGTGTCGATCGGAAGGGACCCTGCTGCGTTGACCAGAAGCAGCAATAGATCGTTCAAGGATGAGAATGGGACGGAGCTTAGCTTGGACCAGATGTTGGATAACAAATTTCACGAGTACATCGCCTCTAGAAGCGTCAAGCTCACTATACCTGGAGACACCTTTCAAG GTCGTAGGAAAAAGGACAAAGGATATGGTGCTCTAATGATGGGAGCTTTAGCAGTGGGAG CAATGATGGCGCAGCTGGCCTATGGCAAAATTGCATTTCTAGCGGGTACAGCGCTGTTAACTGCAAAAATAGCGTTAGTTCTGAGCGCGATTATTGGTCTGAAGAAGCTGGTGTCTCAGCAGGGCGGAGGTGGCCACGAAGTGATTTACGCCACCGGTTCTGAGCACCACGCGGGCTACAGTGGGGGAGGAGGATATGGAGGCGGCTGGCAAAGGACCATCGAGGGCGTTCCTCCTACCTGA
- the LOC143428234 gene encoding uncharacterized protein LOC143428234 has protein sequence MAVCSNDQSALNMPRCTIFVLQLYCLLAISCCTVLHRNSYSSASMSIECNQKSSSTECATGRMQEIDDKRDQTMVRVAKMIGEERTERGVDEVQEVTGRRKRNKGYGQMLLYLLGASKLTMLYVAFNTVAAIAGKALIIGKVALAIATAIGLQKILDRKEKVTYEIIKHPYHSYEHTHSSSNDFDNHGGFEDNEWNYWKGRRNWK, from the exons ATGGCCGTGTGTTCGAACGACCAGTCCGCGTTGAACATGCCTCGATGTACGATCTTCGTTCTGCAGCTGTACTGCCTTCTGGCTATCAGCTGTTGCACTGTTCTCCATCGAAATTCGTACAGTAGTGCGTCGATGTCCATCGAGTGCAATCAGAAGAGCAGTTCTACAGAATGCGCCACGGGGAGGATGCAGGAAATTGACGATAAGAGGGATCAGACGATGGTCAGGGTGGCTAAAATGATTGGAGAGGAAAGAACTGAACGTGGAGTTGACGAAGTACAAGAGG TCACTGGACGGAGGAAGAGGAATAAAGGGTACGGACAGATGTTGCTGTATCTTCTAGGCGCGTCGAAATTGACTATGCTCTATGTAGCGTTTAACACCGTCGCTGCCATTGCTGGTAAGGCTCTGATCATTGGTAAAGTCGCTCTAGCAATCGCAACTGCGATAGGGTTGCAAAAAATCCTTG ATCGCAAGGAGAAAGTGACGTACGAAATAATTAAGCATCCGTACCATAGCTACGAGCATACGCATAGTTCGAGTAACGATTTCGATAACCACGGAGGGTTTGAGGACAACGAGTGGAACTATTGGAAAGGGCGAAGAAATTGGAAATAA